A stretch of DNA from Maniola hyperantus chromosome 14, iAphHyp1.2, whole genome shotgun sequence:
agtggaggtCTACGTCCAACGAGGAACATCTTGAAACATCCGAACATCCCGaatagtttaagctgtgtgttgatagatcagtcagtcagcttttccttttatgtacatATTCTCTTACTATGATATTATGATATAGACTAGTTGATCCGCTCCGGCTTCGGTCGGGCTTACCTATTCTACAGCTTCTGTGTCTATTCCAtggataggtattaggtacctaaatgtgataagtgataacaatACATAATAGACCTTTCTCGTGATAATGAAACTCATAATAAATTGCACTGAGAAAATTTAGATAGCAGAGAAGCTATTAATGCTTCATCTATTTGCTGTTACCCGTTGAAGAGTTCCATCCTCCAGCTCCGAAATTATGCATCAGATCTTCACTAAATTCACATGagacatacctattacctaacaATATGTCATGTCAATCCAAAGGCGTTGATATACTGTTACATTTTACTTTTGTAAAACTTTAAAGGTTCTTAAGTAAAACAAAGCAATAGGGTGACCTTTCATTTATTTTGACAATCCTACACTGTGTCCTGTTGAGCTTCACCAAAGGTGTCCGACACGAGCACCGACTCCCAAACCCCAAGGAGCGACGGGAGCAGCGACGGCGAGGGGAGCAGCAGCGCCGACCCATGAGCGACCCCAGGTCAGGGGAGTAGCGGCCAAGGGAGCGGCAGCCAAGGGAGCAGCTACAATTGACCTCTTCTTAATCCAGTGTGCGGGACCGCCGATAGCGACTGCAGCGCCTGGAGCGGCAAGAGGAGCGGCGATGGGTGCAGCCCAGGGGGTGGCGACTCCTGCGGTCCAGGGTGCGCCCCAGCCAGCAACCAAAGGAGCGGCCAAGCCAGTGCCCCAAACAGCACTGGGGTCAGCTGCCGCCACGGCGAGCACAACAGACAAAACCACGAGTTTGAACATTCTGGTACAGGTTGCTATTAGTTCTGAAACTAACTGATGTTTGGTTCTCGACAGCTGACCCTTATATACTAGTTgaacttattaattttattctaaatacCTTTGTGACGTGAATACTACAGTATTATGCAATAAGGCGGCGGTAAGACATCATTCTTGGGAAACAATGTCAACAAAGGTAGCTGTCCAGGACaccttttaattaaattaacacaTTACAGtatataaaataagaaacataAAGTTCTACTTTAAAGCTGCATTTCTAACTTGCCTTGCAAAATCCTTATAAGGAACATTCGCTTGGAACTGaatgttttaataaatattacctataattaggtactagatgatgcccacgatttcatcTCCGCGgacttagaattttaaaaattccgtgggaactctatgattttccgggataaaagtagcctatgtccatccctgtgtaaactaactctgtgctaaatttcatcaaaattgattGAACAGTtgggacgtgaaaagctagcagacagacactttaaaTCGCATCATATCAAATAATAGCTAATAGTGTTTAAGTTTGTAATAGATTAGTTTACTTATAGGTGATGctgtagtacctactttattattaaaataatgtgtaTCTATAGGTATTTGCTTTAATATGTATAACAca
This window harbors:
- the LOC117988320 gene encoding uncharacterized protein, which encodes MFKLVVLSVVLAVAAADPSAVWGTGLAAPLVAGWGAPWTAGVATPWAAPIAAPLAAPGAAVAIGGPAHWIKKRSIVAAPLAAAPLAATPLTWGRSWVGAAAPLAVAAPVAPWGLGVGARVGHLW